The Oncorhynchus nerka isolate Pitt River linkage group LG12, Oner_Uvic_2.0, whole genome shotgun sequence genome includes a region encoding these proteins:
- the LOC115139022 gene encoding gamma-aminobutyric acid receptor subunit rho-2-like, whose translation MLTRGTMPYLTKPLFLLFCLVVTGECRRLGHRVRRWTETVETAKHGPETTKHGPSLTKKPPDVTKNRKLKTEQLLKVDDHDFTMRPAFGGPAIPVGVDVQVESLDSISEVDMDFTMTLYLRHYWKDERLSFTSSTNKSMTFDGRLVKKIWVPDVFFVHSKRSFIHDTTTVNIMLRVFPDGHVLYSLRVTVTAACNMDFSRFPLDTQSCSLELESYAYTDEDLMLYWKSGDESLSTDDRISLSQFLIQKFHTTSRLAFYSSTGWYNRLYINFTLRRHIFFFLLQTYFPATLMVMLSWVSFWIDRRAVPARVSLGITTVLTMSTIITGVNASMPRVSYIKAVDIYLWVSFVFVFLSVLEYAAVNYLSTAQDRRERKMRDEMRERARSQSLPCTCGMSQTRTMLLDGTYSEADTNSLAGYTSGTMGPEEDMDMPRDMMTEKQPPGEHTVVHLSASSESTTTKKKGIRALNIIQNTHTIDKYSRMLFPGSYILFNIIYWCSYCLGA comes from the exons ATGCTTACCCGTGGCACGATGCCTTATCTGACTAAACCGCTGTTTTTACTCTTCTGTTTGGTCGTTACCGGGGAATGCCGTAGGCTTGGACACCGAGTACGGAGATGGACGGAAACCGTGGAGACGGCAAAGCATGGACCAGAGACCACAAAGCATGGCCC TTCCTTGACAAAGAAACCTCCAGATGTGACCAAGAATCGCAAGCTGAAGACAGAGCAGCTTCTGAAAGTAGATGATcatgatttcaccatgaggccggCATTCGGAG GCCCTGCTATCCCAGTCGGGGTGGACGTACAGGTGGAGAGCCTGGATAGCATCTCAGAAGTAGACATG GACTTCACCATGACCCTGTACCTGAGACACTATTGGAAGGACGAGCGTCTGTCCTTCACCAGCTCCACCAATAAGAGCATGACATTTGACGGGCGTCTGGTCAAGAAGATCTGGGTGCCCGATGTGTTCTTCGTCCACTCGAAGAGATCCTTCATCCATGACACCACCACAGTCAACATCATGCTCAGGGTCTTTCCCGATGGACACGTTCTGTACAGCCTGAG GGTGACAGTGACAGCAGCCTGTAACATGGACTTCAGCCGCTTCCCTTTGGACACCCAGTCCTGCTCCCTGGAGCTAGAGAGCT ATGCATATACGGATGAGGACCTGATGCTGTACTGGAAGAGTGGGGATGAGTCCTTGAGTACGGATGACCGTATCTCCTTGTCTCAGTTCCTCATCCAGAAGTTCCACACCACATCTCGGCTGGCCTTCTACAGCAGTACTG GCTGGTACAACCGTCTGTACATCAACTTCACCCTGCGGAGACACATCTTCTTCTTCCTGCTTCAGACCTACTTCCCGGCTACCCTCATGGTTATGCTGTCTTGGGTGTCCTTCTGGATCGACCGCAGGGCCGTCCCAGCTCGTGTCTCTCTGG GTATCACCACAGTGCTCACCATGTCCACCATCATCACTGGAGTCAACGCCTCCATGCCCAGAGTATCCTACATCAAAGCAGTGGACATCTACCTGTGGGTCAGCTTCGTgtttgtcttcctgtctgtcctgGAGTACGCTGCTGTCAACTACCTGTCCACTGCACAGGACCGCAGGGAACGCAAGATGAGAGACGAGATGAGGGAAAGGGCCAGGTCACAG TCGCTACCCTGCACCTGTGGCATGTCCCAGACCAGGACCATGCTATTAGACGGGACCTACAGCGAGGCGGACACTAACAGCTTGGCCGGCTACACCTCAGGAACTATGGGGCCCGAGGAGGACATGGATATGCCCCGCGACATGATGACTGAGAAGCAGCCTCCTGGAGAACACACAGTGGTCCACCTGTCTGCTAGCAGCGAGTCAACGACAACCAAGAAGAAAGGCATCAGGGCCCTCAATATTATCCAGAATACACACACCATCGACAAGTACTCCAGGATGTTATTCCCTGGCTCCTATATCCTATTCAACATAATCTACTGGTGTTCATACTGTTTAGGAGCATAG